gttcATTTTTCCACACCCTGAACCGGACTTAAGGGCTTAGGTTTAACTGGATCCTTGAGGGGGTCTTCAATGTGTCAACAAGTACTCTGACGGATCAGTTGTCACCAGGGCGCACAGCAGCATCCCAGATGCGGACGCGCGGTCAGGCGTTGACAAGATGCTGGGCCCTCGCTGTGAAATCTGGCGCGCACGTGACGAGCGCGCACGGCTCTGGCATGCTTTTGGGAACCCCAGGTCACATTTTGATGCACAGCTCTGTCGTTTGGCCCTATGGAGCATATTTAATCTGCTCTTAAAGGACATTTAAGCAAATGAAGAGTGTGACCGCAGAAGAGAGCTTGAATGTGTGAAGGGAAACTAAGTGTGAATGTGGGAGTGTGACTCACAAACACTTTATGTCGGCTTACAGCCTCCATCTGTCTAtaagaatatttacattttttagaattgtcctgtttattatttacTCACCAGTGCAGTCTAATAATAAACCACATTATTCTACAAACACTAACAGTGTATGACTGTCTGTGCTTCAGTCTCGTGGTACCCACCGCTTTGGCATTGAAAGTGAAGGTCTCTGGGTGCTAGTGAGATGCTGACATAGACCAAGCGCCCTCCATCCTCCACACGGAGAACGCGTAACTGAGTCTTTCGTGCGCGACGTAGCTGCAGCTGGACATCTTGCTGTCCATCTCGTCGCTCTGCAGCACCTGACACAGAAAGTCAATGTACCTGGAGGCGAGCTTCAGCGTCTGTATCTTGCTCAGTTTGTCCGACGGCAGCGTGGGGATAATTTTGCGCAAAGACGCGAAGGCCTCGTTCAGAGACTGAGTCCGTTGCCTCTCCCGGACGTTGGCCAGGACGCGCTGGTTCTGCAGCTCCTCGTACGACTGAGTGCTCCCCGGACTCGGTTTCTTCCCCCGCTTCAACGAACCCgggctgctgccgctgctgtcCTCGCTGGACTTTTTActgtgtctcctcttcctcGCGAAGCGTTTCTGCTGTCTGTCCAGCTCCTCCTCGCTGGTCACCAGACTATCCACAGGGGAGACCGGGGAACTGGAGCCCTCTTCCATTTCTTTCTTGAAGAAATGCAGGGATAGAGAGGAAAAAACGTTGTCCACCTTTGAAGCCGTGGTTACAGAAGTGTATAGATATCCGTAAAGATGAGGGGAAGAAATTCAagatgtctctgtctctgcgcGTCTTGCTTTTGAAGAATCTGGAGGTTGGCACACTTCTCCCCTCGAAGGAAGTTTTTTGCCTTAAATTTTTGGGAAACTTTATCCCGGTTTCAGATGCTAAATAGTTTTGAGAGGGAAAGGGGAGGGATTTTTCAGGGTGGAGGGGGAGCTAGTGCGTGTCTTGGTCCGCTAATAAGCAGGAGGGACCAGTCACGGTTTCATGTGTCGGGGACATGACTGAAGCAAGTCTCTTATTTACAGTCCGAAGCTTCAGAAATGCGTCCTGTTGTTTAATTTTCTCTTCTGCTTAAATTTAGTCAAATCCACTTTTTCTTCTTATGCCGAGTTAggatttaaatttatttaaattttaccgatttatttatttaaaatcacaattaatataattaagattaattgtagcttaaaaagaaaagatcaaaattaaaaagataGATGATATTTTAGCGCGTAattatctttaaatattttgtaataaatactAATATGAAGTTAATTCATTGTGTCATATTTGTACAATTTTCCAAACATTCTTTCTCAATCTAAATGCGTGTTTCCCTTTAGGGTttgaattaaagtaaaacatcagCCGGAGTCAATAAAACTACCGAATTAACTGCTGTATAAAATCCATTTGCTCTTGGAGTGTTACTGCTCTGTGCCAAGCTACAGTCACTGTTTGAGGCCTCTTCTCTTCGCTCTCCAGACCAACCATCCATGTACAGTAAAACTGGGTTTCCACTGCAGTGTGGAGTGCGTACTTTGCGCGGGGCGATTTACGCACAAATTCGCCGGGCTGGAAGAAATCTATCCTCTTGATCTTTAATCGAATCAACCCTGTAAGCGCTCACAGTTCATATAATGTGGAAGTCAAACAGGAAGGAGGCTTAAACTAACCGAGGAGCTCTCTAGTTTCTGCGGATACCTCCAGTGGACGGTTTCTCCATGCGTTTTGTCAGCGGTCCACCTCTTCAtctgtcatgtcatgttttccCTACACAGAGCGGCGCACAGGTGGCTCACATTACAGAACCGAATTTATCCACTGCCAAAATGCAGAGTTTGTCCAAATCAGCTGACCGACCTCTATGAGGCGTTGAGTTGTTGTGAGGTTTTAGGCTCCATGTTCTTTATCTGCTATAAACTGCAGAAATATTATTTAACgcatgatttgattttatttaaaatggaaaaaacggGAGGGACAAAATTCTGCGTGTGAGATGAGATAATGTCTCTTAATTGAAACATGTTTcccaaattaaataaaaatttaatcGTCTTGATTTAGAGAAAATTATAGATTTTTACCCATTTTGAAATAATCCATTATTTCATTATAGGAtttctgaaagaaaaatgaGGGCACATGTCACAGGCCGCACTccacaactgaaaaacacaatattagaTGATGTTTGGGAAATAGCTCAGGAAACAAGGATTCAACTGCTAATGTTAGTCAAGCTGCACTGAATAATTGTGTCTTATTAGGAAGtcatttttctcatttacacTGCAGAGTTCAACAAAAGTATCTTTTAATCAAACTACAGTATCTTCTGTttatatgctgtgtgtgttctacACATCCGGGGAGACTGGTCTTTGTAAATGGGGTGGAACTGAGCTGCTCCTGAACGTTGCACAACACAGTTTTAATTCATGAGTGTTCACTTGGTGTTGGGACATATCCTGGTTTTCCATTGAAAGCTCTCATGGCCTGTAAGAAACCCGTCCTGCTTCGTGTTCGGGCTCCCTCTGGTAATGGTGACTGTCACACTACTTTTGCTCAATGCCAGATCTCCTAATTCAAACCCTGGAATGTCCCAGCAGAGGTCGAAGCGGTTACAGTTTACTGGTCTAGTTCAGGCAACCTCTGCACAGCACAGATAACGTAATGcttcacacatgcaaatatgAAACTAATgctgaaatacagtatgtgtgagcactttacaaagaaaaaaaaaaaaaacatccacacacgCTTTCCCTGATTATGCCCTCTGACCTTCTGCTCTCTGGCTTAGACTCGAGGAGGCCTCCATGCCCAGGGGACACTTGCAGagtgagaggctgatcctgCACAGAGTCGGTGAGGTAGTCTccaaaaaagtgtgtgtgtgggggtgggacGGGGGTCTAGGCAGCACTCTTCCATCCACTGTATACGCTGTGAGCAATGATAAGCAACCTTGTAATCAAAAAAGCGAGCAACAAATGATGAAGGCAGCTTGCCCCAGTGTCACACTCTTAAACTTTGTAAGATCTGTTACCAGTTTGAGCTTCTTCTGTGTAAGAACTGCTTCATGAGGAATCAGAGCGTTATGGTGAcctgttcatgtactgtaacTGCAAAATCTTTTGATGTGGAAATATGCCAGTAATATCCATAAGAGCTCTTTAACCCCCTGTGGATGTTGGTAAATGATTCATGTACATCTCACCCAGTGCTTGTTGGAGTTGAGAGGGATTCTTGGTCCCTGTGGCTATAGAAAGAACCTCCTGAGAGAGATGACTGCAAAATGAAGTGAGACAGAGgcggagagagagggatgaccTGCCTCCCAGATCAAAGATGAGCTCAGGTCGTAATTCAGCCGAGCAGGATGACGtacctctgtcttgtctgacaCCTTTAAAACCAGCTCCACATGGGTCGAGGGCACCGCCTTAATAAGCCCAGATCCCCTCTGCTGTCACATAAGTGGAAACGCATCCTCGTCTCATGCAAATCGTAAATAGGAACGAGTGGTCGGGAGACAAGAAGTGAGGCCGAGAGGTGTTGAGAGACAAAACCCAGTCGCggagggagaaggaaagaaaggatACAGACAAAAACGAGGCAAAGAGGCCAAATGTGTGGATGCGTGTTGATTCGCAAAAGTCTTTGATCTGACAGAGAGAGTTATGGATGTGTGAGAGAAGTTATGGAGGAGATGATTTGTTAGAAGCTGCGATGAGTGGAATTTTACTGCCCATGTGCCTGCCAGGGTCAGTTACAGTACCTTTGACTTTAACCCCCCCATCCCACAGCCCCGAAACACTTGAGAGGCTCACCCCAAATGATCTTGGCAAGAGGATCTAAAGCCAAAGCCTGTGTGCAAGCATATGCATGTGTCCGCTCGTGTATGTGTTGTGCGTATGCTCTTTTAACACACGTACAGTACATTATCACCTGATTACTGTGTGCATCACTAAATCTACAGCTGACGCTTCGCCCATGcattgtatgtgtatgtgtgtgtgtgtttcagaaagTAATTCAAGATGAACCAAAGATGTTCAGCAGAGGAGAGGCCCAGCTGGTTCTCATTGCACAGAATACAGTGTCTATTACCAGCAGTGCAATCGCTTTTAAAGCTACTTGTAGCCCCACTGTTTCGATTAGGGCATCCATTTACATATCAGTCCTACTGTACTACCCCAGCTCTGCAACAACGACTGGCTAAAGGAGGCCTGATGGAAAGATTACAAAAATCCCATTCAATAAGCTTTAATTGTTTAGAGTGAGAGCAtgaattatttgttttcatattgatTTTTATACGGCAAAATGGCAAAAGGTTGTCATGGGACTTCACATTAATGGGAATTTGTTTACACATTGAGTTAGAGTGTGACACTTGCTAATGAAAAAGAATGGTATGTACATGTTAAAGCTGCCAATACCACTTtatctgtttactgtttaatgattccctaaaaaaaaaaaaaaaaaaaaacattggtcTGGATATTGCGCAGTTCTTTTCCAGtaaattgtgaaaatgtgactCACAAGTCAGTTGTTACAACTTCCATGTCAGACTCAACGCCAACCCAAATTTAAAGTTGAATCAATACAAGGCAAGTCTGAGAAACATTAGCgccttatatatatatttatataaaacgTCATTGAAAGAACAATGGTATCAATCAGGTTTTATTAAGCTTTGATTTCTTCCTTGCTAAAAATAGTTAgatgttcttcctctgtgtcccaAATGGTTCAGCCACAGGCTTTCAGGACAGGGCATCTGACTGTATCAGTCACAGCCAGTGTTTCTAATCAGATCAGATGCTGTATTTAGCAGAGGCCTCTTTAGTGAATGAAACAACAGGCAATATCAGCGAGAGCTACATATTGGCCTATAAAACCATAGGCACCCACAGTCATAGAGTCTTTCTTCACTAACTCTCACACCAAGAGCCCATTCATTCATATATCCACACTTCTCCATTCTGCTGCCTCGAGGCTGATGACAAGGTGTTTCTGAAATTGCATTAGGGGCCCTTTCATAAAGGTTTCATTGCGGAGTGTGTAACACCTTGAAACATTTAGGCTTTGTTTAATATGATGCAGACTTGCTGCTCGATGCTTTGTGGAAGGGGGGCGCAGGATGCCAGAGACCCCCGCTGTCAGAGTTTGCTTTGATATCTGGAGGTGGAAGGAGAAATAGGGCAGAATAATCCCCTCTcccctgaacacacacacatacacacacacacacacacacacacacacacacacacacacacacacacacacacacacacaaacacacacacacacacacacacacacacacacacacacatacacacgtgaGCGCACACACCGCCACCCGAATGCCTGTATGCTCAATACCTGACTCTGGCCTGTTGGCCTGTAGAGTTATGATCATCCAGAGAACAAGTCAAGCTTTGAAGCGCAATTCTCCGCGGCTTTACACGCTGAGGGAGATGTGTGTGGAGAAAAGATATCAtgatatacagtactgtgtccATTTAGGACACACACTGTACCACTTAGGTAAGGTATGCTATAGTTCAGAAATACTATTTGTCAAACGTGTAGCTCGGAGCCACTTCGGCTCACGGACAAGGGTATTTGGATCAAACCACAACACCTGTGATTAACAGCTGACCCTCTCTAACATCTGAGCTAAATattgtatgtttatatatatgtatgccatatatatatatatatatatatatatatatatatatatatatatatatatatatatatatatatatatatatatatgtatgctATATATATGCAATTATGtttataaatatacacagtggcaagaaaaagtatgtgaacctttggcaacttcacatttttttgcattaatttgtcataaaatgggaTCTCACGTCAAAAGTATTAACTTTtttatgtgcctaaaataataacacaaagatctttcatgtccttattgagaacaaccataaaaacctcttAGTGATAGTGATACGTTTTCCTGCCACTATACACATATGAATTAGATGTGGATGCTACAAATCAGTACAGTTGCTTTACCAGTTTTATGTGCCAAACCTTAAATTCAACACATACTCAACTCAAATACACTTAATTGACTTGACAGTTACAAAAAACAGTGTTGCCAGAGCAATTATGTTGGCTATAACACAATTATATTCATTATGCATGTACTACTTCCAGAATCTGAACTTAGCCAGGCCAAAACAGGAGAGAAGGGGGAGTCTTGTTGATAGGGTCAAAGTTAATTTGCTGAACAAATGACAGGGGGACTGCGCACTCGACTGCTGATGGGGCAGCCTGCTGCACAAATAATGTAGTGTAATTAGTGCTGCACTTGTGACCCTAGTGCCAAGGTTAGCCGGAGAGTCGGCCCAGGTTCACAGTGCTGTGTATTAGCCAGGTGGCCTGACTAGACTGGGCCACAGCGAGGTTAGACTGAGCTCAGTTTGGGGGAGGCAGCGCAGAATGGCTGGACAAACAGAagtgctgtttgttctgttgaTTGGCCTGGGACTGGCAGGGTGAAGCCCAACGGATGTCAACACGGGGGGTGGCATTTACAGTCCACTGTCACTGCCTCAGCGTCACCTGTGTCACCAACATCCTCAGCTGCTGATTTGTCCTGAAGCTACAGAACAATAAATCTATTGTGTGTGTCCTGAACTCATCTGAACCGTTGTGAGGTATGAaactgttttactttacttctaTTGACACTGTTTACTTCTTTCTGATCCAACGAAGAAGGTATTGAATGTTGCAGTGTGCGGGGGCCCCTGACTGTCCAGGGCCCTTGTGTGCTGGCCACTGGGACGACACTGCATTTTTCTTTCACGCTCTCTGATCTGAGTTATTAGCTCAGAGGCTAACAGCGCAAGTTAGAAGAGGAGCTGTAATGAGAAAAGCAGGTGAGCTATATAACTGGAGTTTCACAGCTATGAAAGTGCCAACACACTGGGTCACCATGGTGATAAGCGTGGGGTGGAAAGCTTCCGGGAAGTTTTCGtctgtgaggaggaggatgtttattttgaaatctaGCTCTCAGTTGGTGATACCCCACACTGGCTTTGACAGGTAGAGCTTTTCACTACTGGATTGTTGTCCTTCCTTTCAACATCACTTACAGGCTCAACATATATTCATGTTCTAAGCTAGGTATATTGTTGTTTTCAAcctttgtgtctctcttcacctgcatgttgtgtttgccCATTGCTATAATTAACTTAACAGTTTGCAGgcattttatttgcatgtgaaCAAACATAGCAGCAGGTGACAACCGCAGACAAAATTCCAGGGGGGCAAATAGTAAATTCATCACATGGCGCTTTTTAATATTATGCAGCAGACGAAATGCTGCCGTTAGATGATCCAAAATATacagctgtagttgaaacaacCCAATGAGCAGCAGCTTTAATTTTACACAACAATCCCACAAATCTTATTGAGTTAATTGAACaattgaacaaaaaaaagaagaacatactgtatatttgtttcAAAACTCATGATGAagtttctgtgtgtatctgacCAATAAACAATGTGCAACCTTTTGAAAGTCCAGTTTCTGGTTTCTTCTGTTTAGACCTGACACTGTTTCAACAGGATGTGATGCACTAATTATATTTACAAGTGCAAGGCCCAGACTTGCTCTAACATGATAAACACACCTGCCGCCTGAGCCTCacagtgtttgtcagtgtaaGTCTGTCGGATGTTAAATCAATAAACTACCTCAATGCGAAGTAGAAAACCTGATGAAGACCACAGACTGGAGGATTCTACTTCAATCTGGACCCAGATATTTTCTCATTAGCTGATACATAAACCAAGACTGTGAGCAAAGTCAAGACTTTTGGCTTCAATTCAAGGGGGCTTACAGTCATTTTGGGAGACTCGAGAGATAATGGAACAAATGGCTGAGAAGCAGTTACATGGCCAGGTGTGGTCTGTTCCTTCATTTCTCATTGActcatcaaacaaataaaaggcCTGGATGTGGTTCTGAgtgttacatttgcatttgcactGCTTGCACTGCTAAGTAGAACTCTCAACATGTGGTCTAAAGGGGATTATAGAAGTGAAGGTGGCCATCAGCaggctgaaaaaaacaaaataaacccaTTACAGAAAGATACAAACCTTTGctattacaaaaacaacaacttgtgACCTTCCTAAAAAGTAGAAATTTGTGTAACTGGCAGCTCAACAACATCAAGAGGCCTGAAGGACCATAGACAACAACTAAAGTCTGACCACAGACTTCTGTTCATTGTGAAGAAACCCCCTTCACAAAGTCTAGCCAAGTCATGAACACTTTTAAGTCTACAAGAGAATTATgttttatgaatgtaaatacagaaacgcttcacaacaacaacaccggTACCACTCAAGAACAGAAAGGTCTAATTAGACTTAGCCAATAACCACCAAAAAACAACCAACGCAGTTCTGAAAtaagattgttgttgttgagagaaaacacaagattAACATTCAGAGGAAAGCAACAGGTCATAATCCAAAGCATACCATGTCATGCGTCAAAtatggtggaggcagtgttatgaCATGGGCACGTTTGGCTGTAGTCATGTCCATACAGTCCTACACATAAGGCAGTGAGTGACTGCAAAGGAATTTTGCGAAGATGAAAGAGAATCCTTGTGTTTATAATGATGTTATGTTAATCATTtaattccattatttatgagtAACCTGAAAAgggggtttgtgtgtgaaaatggctgtaattccttTCATTTGTAAGATGCCTTGAATTAAAGTTCACATTGTGGGTGTATCATTCCAGTGGAGCagattttgattattttttgtgtCATATAGATCGAGaggaagacaaacattttattattacttcttACACTGTACTTGTAATATAATCTAAAACATTAGTATTGTCAGTTGTAGAATTGGTTTATGGTCATTTGTGACATCCAATAATATATTTACTCAAGACAAAGCTTTTAACATCCGACCTTGTGACAACAATTCTTAATAAATGTCCTGAAGCCACTGATCACAGCCACAGAGCTTCAAATTGTTACACAGAGAAATCATGTAACAACTCAACCAATGCCTTTAGGTGGATCCAGGGTCACTGAGCACCCACAAACGTCCACTGggtgtttttgtggttttttaaaaagacacatgaaGCATTTCCTTACATAACCCAGGGTCCCTGTTGTGCATTTACATCATCACCGTTGTCCAGGATAGTTTAATCCCACACAGAGGAACAGAATAGAAGTAATTggttgaaatgtttccaaaGAGAACCCATGTTCTCCCCAAGAAACTGCTTTTAATTTAACTGTACCCTCGTTTGCCGAGCAATACCAAAGCATGTTTGACTTTTACTCCATCCTGTCTTAAAGGAGAAATAAACAGCATGTGTCAGCACAtaattttaagtaaaaatgttaaaaaaaagaagaggtttGTCTTAGGATTCATCTAGGGactcatttttaatttactgtgacCAAAACTCCCATACCTTGAATTCTTAAATGGAGATCTCATAACTGGATTGCTTCTTAATTGTTTCCTTAGGGCTCCATTAGTGGCACTAAAATTGCATGTGTTAGGGAAGAATGGGCATGTTGTTGACTCCCTTTGCCTGTTTTACACATCAGACTAGTACACCTGGACCCGGAGCAGCATCTGCACTCACACTATGAGAACACTATTTGGCCATGGCCTAATGTCACCATCTTTACACGCTGTGTTATATGGGCTGATAATGACACTAAATATTACTTTAaatcataaaacatattttgctgGTGGTGGCATATACATTCATAGTCCCTATTGACTTGAAAATACCTGCAAAACTGAGGACTTCCCCGTCAGCTGTACTATCCTGTGCCAAATGTTAACATATGAGTTAGTGAAGATATTAAACATTCTACTGCAGCATATTAGTTTTGCATCTTTAAGCAACTTATCTGGCAACATTTAAGTTGAGTTAAAACTCGCTGAAGTACAGCCTCACAGAGAAGTTAGCAAAactggaaatgttttatatatatatatatatatatatatatatatatatatatatatatatatatatatatatatatatagtacagtGTACTTCTGATACTTTAATTTAACTGTGACTCTTAACATTTTGAATGGATATGTCCTATTACTTCTAGTCTTCCACCACCATCCATTATTTACAAATGTCTGtagtttcatgtgttttgtaCTGTAGCTCTGCAAAGTCAAAGGCATTATGATgtcataaatatgaaaatattaaaccTTGACTGTCTACATGAACATCCTTTCTCCTGTTTAATAGTCACATTGAGGATTGACAGGACCAATACCAGCATCATGGAGGTTAGTTACAGTCTATCCTTCACTGAACCAGTTCATGTGATGAGCTCCTGACTAAATTAAAGTGGTGTGTAAAATACTAGAAATTGGATAAAGTTAATTCTCTGGTAAAGAAATTTGAACCCAAATCTTTACcaaaaatgtacaattttgACTTAAAGTAGAGATCAGTGATCACAAATACAGAAGAAGATACTGAATTCCTTCTGATGAtccatttaataaaaacaaacattgtgatGTAATATTGCGTAGTTTCAAATATAAACGAGTCACAGTAGACATTTCTCATTAAATCATCATTTTTCAACATGTCCAGAAGAGCAGTTCAAGTGTTTcacatcataaataaataagttaaataaataaataaataaacaacacgGCAGATGACACGAAACAAACCTCCCTGCCATCCCTGGGAACAGCACCTGACATGCTAAACCGCATTGCGCGGATCTGGTTCACACGCCCATCATCTCATTTACATGATCAAGGCTCTTTTTAACACATCGACTCGCAGCCTAATGAGAGAGAGTCCAGAAAACACTTCAGAGCTCCGTGCAGAAGTATGAGCCCTTGTAGGAAGTCCATTCAGTCTCATGCCAGCGTGCCCCTCTCCCCGTGTGACAAGTGCCAGTCATTTGGGCAAACAATGCCAaccctctccccccccccagCCCCAGAAACAGTGGCTCTCAATTACCAGTCAACAACAAATTAGAATATTAAAAGCCGTGCGGGATGAAGGAGTGGGCCGGGTTGAGAAAGCCTGAGATGTGTGACCCAGTGAGAAGTTTGCAGATGTTGAACAGTCGTCTCTGTCGTTGCCGACCGTCTGCCTGTCTTTGacatgtagagagagagaagtgggagGAACAAACCTGAATCACCTCCCTGGCGACTTCGCCACACTTGGGGTGCCCTATGTTCCTCAGTTAATCCCACTTTATCCAAGACAGGCGGGCTGTCAGATCTGCAAAGGGGGAGCGTGGGGGCAGAAGGAGACAAAAGCAGGACAAACACATAAGTTTGGGTACATTTTAATGACTGTTTAACAAGTCCTGGGTCTGGGCCTAAACAAGGGCACACTTCTACCTCAAAAGCCCCGTGGAGAGGCTTCAGAGCAGATTCCCACCGAATTACTTAAGTGCAGGGAGGGAGTAAGAATACATGTGCTTGTGTTGTGGTAAAATGAGGCTGAATTAAGAGCAAATGCTCAAAGGAAACACACCTGGGGATAAAGGTCTGCAGCAGCCACACAGAAAGCTGCTTAAAATGGCATTTGCTTTAAGGGATTAATGTGAACAACAACAAGGAATTCTTTCTGCCCACTGTAAACTGATTAGATTTCTTTTAATCTGTAAATATAAGCTGCAGACTGAAAATACATCATGTCAATAATGTATATTCATTGTTTAATGTAAGAGttgatttaatgaatgaataaaataaatataaaacagaaacttgcacttttttaatgaaataattattaatcatgtttattttaattgtcCCTTCAAGCACTTTGGAAGAAGACATATTTGATGATATGATCATGTTTGAGCTGCTGACATGACGCGGTGCTTTCTTGTTACACTGATCTCATCTTTAAACGCAGTTCTTCGTTATTGCCACTTTAACTGTGAGTCCACTCACCACTTGTGTTCCACACTGCTGCGGTCTGGTTCTTATAGCCATTCTTCATGCACTCGTCCACGTAGGATTTGGGGTCGCAGCCCGACATGAGGATCTCTCTCAGCAGGGCGATGTAGGCTATGGCAAGTCTCAGAGTGTCTATCTTTGACAGCCGCTTCTCGTACGGGAACGTGGGGACGTGGCAGCGCAGCTCCTCGAAGGCCGAATTGATGCTCagcatcctcttcctctcccgGATGTTGGCGGCGTGCCGCTGCACCTTGTAGGGCTGATGGGAGACCAGTCTCCGCGCTCTGCGCTTGGTCACTTCCAGCGGTTCGTCCAAGGAGGAACTTTCCCCTTCAGGGCAGAGACCCTCCCCGGGAGACTGCACCTCGAGGTCGGTGAAGGTCAGCTGTGAGTCCGGGAACATGGACGGACAGCCCAGAGAGGACCACGGTGACAGCTGGCCGCTGGCTGTTGTGCAGTCCAGCAGGAAGGTGTCCAGCTGGGTCTGAAACTGAAAGTTTTGGTCCATCTGTCCCCAGAACGCAAAATCCGTGGCACCATCCTGGTCGAAACAGTCAAACAGCATTTCCTCCATATTTTAAAAGTAGTTTTCTTGGATTTGTGGGAGATGACAGGTGATGCTGAGGCTGTGGAGGCAGACCACAGAGCGCCTGGCTTTTCTTTAATACACGGGTAGCTGCCTACCTGCGTGTGCCTGAATCCCCTCTGTGCCACAGCCTCATGGGCACATCTCCTGGGTTAAATACTTCCAGAGCCTCCATGGTTCTGACAAGTCGCTCTGGCCAATTCTAAAGGCTGAAAAGGAGCTCTTCAGAACACTTTACCCCTCCTTGTGAATAGGTCATTGCTTTAAAAACGAACCACAAAAGGAATCAGTTGATCTCCaaacgacaaaaaaaaaaaaaaaaaaaaaaaaaaaaaccacgtGTCCAATTATAAAGTTCCCCCCACAGTCCCGCTAATATTGACAGAAACACTCAGTATTTAGCTGTCACTGGAGGGTTTGTGCGGAGCTTTATAGCCTCTGAATGggactgttttcatttattaaagctCAGCTGACAACGAGAACTGTCAGAAACACATGAGCGCTCTTTTTGTTCAGAATCCAACAGGACTTTGATTAAAGgtgaaacctttttttatgtttgtgcctttacccacacacacagaaatcagaTCCCAAACAGACCTAAAAGATGTC
This Anabas testudineus chromosome 21, fAnaTes1.2, whole genome shotgun sequence DNA region includes the following protein-coding sequences:
- the twist2 gene encoding twist-related protein 2; the encoded protein is MEEGSSSPVSPVDSLVTSEEELDRQQKRFARKRRHSKKSSEDSSGSSPGSLKRGKKPSPGSTQSYEELQNQRVLANVRERQRTQSLNEAFASLRKIIPTLPSDKLSKIQTLKLASRYIDFLCQVLQSDEMDSKMSSCSYVAHERLSYAFSVWRMEGAWSMSASH